The region CTCACGAACCCGTGAGCGCTCACCGAGCGCTCAGGCTGCTTCGGTCTCCGCCTGAGCGCGCAGTCGCTGAGCGGTCGGGCGGGACATGTCCGGCTCGGCAAGCCCGGCTTCCACGAGCGCGCTCACGATCTCCGTCGACGTGGGGCGGCGACCGAGCTTGGCGGCCAGGACCCGGATCGCGGTCACCCGGCGCTCAGTAAGCGCGGTGGCCTCACTGCGTGAGCGCCCGCCGTCCGCTCGCTCACCGCTCGCGCTCGCCGACGCACGCCCACCTTCGTGAGCGCCCGCCGTGAGCGCCTTGCGCTCGCGCTCACCGTGAGCGCGAACGGGGGTGAGCGCGGGCGCGCTCGCGCTCGCGTTGCCGTGAGCGCCGGGGGTGAGCGCGTCGGCCCGCTCGACGGTGAGCGCGCTCGCGTCGTCGGCGAGTGCGGTGGAGTCGGCCGCGGGGGCGAGCGCGTCGGCCAACTCCGCCGGGGCGGACCCGAGCTTGAGCGCCATCCGGTCGGCGAGCGGGGCCTTGCTGCGCCACCGCCACCCGTACTGCTCGCGGAGCTGGGCTCGCAGCAGCGTCTGCTCCTGCAGGCGGGTCAGCGCCTCGGTGTAGGAGGTGATCTCCCACAGGATCATCCGGCGGCGCAGCCGCGCGGTGGGGATCGGGGCCAGGACCCAGCGGGAGCGGCGGATCGACTCCATGCGCTCCTTGCCGGTGACCGCGCCGATCCGCGTGGCGTACACGTGGGAGGCGATCTCGGAGAAGGCCACCCACAGCAGCGTCAGGGCGGCGTGACCCAGACGCCCCGACATGCTGTTCGAGGCGTGCCAGTTCAGGTACACCGTCACCGCCGTCAGCCCCCGCGGCACCCAGCGGACCCAACGCAGCTCCATGCCCATGCGGATCAGGACCAGGTTGGCGCCGGTGAACGCGGGGATGGCGACGTCGATGCCGACCGGCAGCAGCCACGGCCAGGACCAGCCCCACCCGGCCGCCTTGGCCTCCAGCGCGGTGTAGGAGGACAGCAGACCGAGCGTGGACACGGCCACTGCCGCCACGACGATGGCGAGCACGCCCACCAGCTCCTGCCCGGACAGCGGCGGCACCGCGCCGGCGGGCCGGGCATCGGCCATCGCCTTGCGGCGCTTGGCGCGCGACTCGGTCCGGATCTCCCGGCGCCGGGCACGCTGCACGGTCCGCTCGGACGCGGCGGCCAGGATCCGCTCGGCTTCCGCCCGGTCGGCCGCGGCGGCGGCGCGATCGGCGGTCGCTTCCGCAGCCGCCTCGCGGGCGGTGCGGGCGTCGGCGCCTGCCTGCTCGCGCAGCCGCGCCGCGTCCTTCTCCGCCAGGGTCCGCACGTTGCCGGCATCGGTGCGGGCGTCGGCCAGTGCGCGGTCGGCGTCTTCCCGGATGCCCTTGGCGGCCCGCTCGGCAGCGGATCGGACCTGCGCGGCGTGCGCGTCGGCCGCCGTGCGGGTGCGGTCGGCGGCCGTGCGGACGTCGGCGGCCGCGGTGCGGGCCTGCTCCAGTACCTGGTCGGCCGCCGCCGTGGCGCGGGCCCGCAGTTCCTGCTCCTGGCGCCGCGCGTCGGCCAGCACCTGGTCGGCCTCGCGCTGCGCGTCGGCCGTGATCTGGCCGGCGGCGGTGCGGGCGTCGGCGGTGATGGCCTCGGCTCGGGTGCGGGCGTCGGCCAACGCCTGGTCGACGTCGGCGGCCGCGTCCGCGGCGTTGGCGGCGGCCTGCGCGCGGACCTGGTCGACCGCGGCCTGCGCGTCGGCCAGGAGGCGGTCGCGGTCGGCGGCCGCCGTGGTGATGATGGTGTCTGCCTCGCCGCGCGCCGCCTCGAGCAGCTGCTCGGCGCGGGCCTGGCCGTCGGCGAGGATGCGCTGCGCGTCGGCGGCGGCCTGCTCGCGCAAGGCCTCGGCGAGGTCGGCGGCGCGGTCGTTGGCGTCGGCCACGGCCGGGTCGGCCTCGAGCCGGACCGGGGGGTCGGCGACGGCTGGCTTGTCGGTGGTCTCGGGAAGCGCCGGCGGCGCGGTCGCGCGGCGCTGGCGCGGCGGCGCGGCCGCGGCCTTCCGGCGGCGGTTGGCGGTGGCGGACTTGGTCACCGGATGTCCTTCCTGGAACGCGCAGCGCCCCCGGCGAGTCGGCCGGGGGCGCTGGTGACGGGGGTCGGGTCGGGGTGGCACGCTGAGCGGTGCGCCCGGCCTCGGCACCTCAATTGCCGAGGGCGGGCGTTCCCGCGTCAGTCCGTGACGGGGAGTTGCGGCTGGCCGGTGTCGGTCCGCAGTACCTGGCGCAGCCAGGCGACGGCGGCCGGGGACATCGCCCCGGCGTCGGGGTCGCTCAGCGGCGCGGTGTCGATGTCGTGCATCGCGTCGACGGCCGGGAGCAGCCGCATGTAGTCGGGGTGGGCGGACAGGTAGCGCTTGGTCGCCACCTCCACCAGGTCGTACATCTTCTCGTTGGAGTTGACGTTGACCCAGCCGCGCTCCACCTTGCAGATGGTGGTGTGGCCCGGCTTGCCGGTCCAGAACTTCTCCGCGTCGCGGTACAGGACGTAGTCGCCCGCCTTGTAGCGGGTGCTGCGCGGGGCGGTGTCGGCGGTGCGCTGCTGGCGCGACTGGTCGGCCACGGCGCCTCCTTCGTATGTGGTGGTCCGGGCTGTCCGGCTCCCCTCTGCCCCGTCCGTCCCCGCGGGTGGCGGGACGGGCGGGGGAGGCAACCGACAGACGGTGCGGGTCAGTTGGCGGGGCTGTGCAGCGGCTCGGTGGCCGGCCGCGTGCGGCGGCCGGTCCGGCCGTGAGCGCTGCGCAGTGCGGCGCGCACCGCCCGGCGTACCGGGCGGGAGGCGCGGGCGCGGGAGACACGGGCCGCCGGGCGGCGGACTCCGGCGGCGACCAGGACCTCGAAGGAGTCGTAGTCGGCGGCGGTCCAGTCCTTGTACGGGGAGCTGCGGCGAAGGCTGATCCTCATACCGACACCTCCGTGTTCTTCGCGCGGTTGGCGGCGCGGTTGCGGGCGGCGCGGCGCCGCATGCTGCGGCGTTCGTCCTCCGACAGGCCGCCCCACACGCCGTGCTCCTGGCCCGACTCCAGCGCCCACTGCAGGCAGTGGTCCATCACCGGGCAGCGTCGGCACACGCTCTTGGCCTCCTCGATCTGCAGCAGCGCGGGGCCCGCGTTGCCGACCGGGAAGAACAGCTCGGGGTCTTCGTCCGTGCACTGTGCCTGGTGTCGCCAATCCATGGCGTCTCCTCAGTCGTGATCGTGCGTCAAGGGGTGTTCAGCAGGTCGGGGCGGCGGTGATCGCGGCTCTCCGGCGCGGCGTGCACGCCATCAACGGGCTGACCTCCCGGCCGCCCCGGCCGGTGCGCTGCTACTTCGTGTCCGCGACCAGGCGGCAGCGGATCTGCTTGCCGATCGGGCTGCGGTCGACGGTCCAGCCGGGGGCGAGCAGGTCCAGCAGGACCAGGCCGCGCCCGGACTCCGCCAGGCCGTCGCCCGCGGTGCGGTGCGGCAGCAGGTCCGGGGCCGGGTCGTGCACGGCCACCGTGATGCCGTCGCGGTTGCGGTAGACGTCGACGACCAGCGGGACGTGGTCGCCGCAGGCGCGCACCGCGTTGCCGATCAGCTCGGACAGCACCAGCTGCGCGGCGCCGGCCGACTCGAGGTCGGCGCCGTAGGCCTGGAGGACGTCCGCGGTCAGGTGCCGGACGGCGGTCAGGCTGTGCTCGCTGGCGGTGATGTGCGCGGTGAATCCGCCGGGCCGGCGGCGCAGGTACAGGCCGGGGACCGAGGCCGGAAGCGCCGGCCCCTGCTCGGTCATCGTGCCGGTGCCGTACGTCGTGGCGGCGGCCGGCGCGGTCACCGCGCTCCGCCCTTGTTGTCCTGCCGGACGCGGCGCAGTGCTTCGTCCATGTCCGGGTCGCTGTCCCCGCGCACGATCGGCGAGGGGGATGTCATGATGTACGTCAAGGTCGCACTCCTACTCGACTCTCTGGTGATGAGCTGGGGTGGAGCGACCGACGACGAAAGGCCCCGGGTAGCCGCCCGGGGCCTTCGCATGTTGCGTGTCGGTCCTGCATCCCCCGCCAGCGCCGCCCCGTGTGGTGCGGGCGGCGAAGACGGGCAGCACAGGAACGCTGCTTGAGTGGCGCGTCTTCTTCCTCGCGCCTGGCCACCTTTCGTCTGGGAGGTGGCGTGTCCCACGGCGGCGGTTCACCTTCCCCACCGTGCGATGTTGTTGACCGGTCACCGGCTGGAGAGCGTCTAAGGTCGCGCGGCCGCGCACCGAGGTGCGGGGGCGGGTGTATCGCTCGGCTCTCCGTGGCGCAGAACAGGGTCACTCTCGCTCCCCCGACCTGCACCGCCGTTAGCGGTGGCTGGGTTGTCTGGCCCCAGCCGGCCCTTCTGACGCGGATCAACCAGCCCCACAAGGACTGGCGCGCCGGTTACCTTCCCGCTCACCTCACCAGTCGCCTGGTCAGGGTCGGGTGTCG is a window of Streptomyces sp. ITFR-21 DNA encoding:
- a CDS encoding ATP-binding protein; the encoded protein is MTAPAAATTYGTGTMTEQGPALPASVPGLYLRRRPGGFTAHITASEHSLTAVRHLTADVLQAYGADLESAGAAQLVLSELIGNAVRACGDHVPLVVDVYRNRDGITVAVHDPAPDLLPHRTAGDGLAESGRGLVLLDLLAPGWTVDRSPIGKQIRCRLVADTK
- a CDS encoding WhiB family transcriptional regulator, whose product is MDWRHQAQCTDEDPELFFPVGNAGPALLQIEEAKSVCRRCPVMDHCLQWALESGQEHGVWGGLSEDERRSMRRRAARNRAANRAKNTEVSV
- a CDS encoding DUF2637 domain-containing protein, which translates into the protein MTKSATANRRRKAAAAPPRQRRATAPPALPETTDKPAVADPPVRLEADPAVADANDRAADLAEALREQAAADAQRILADGQARAEQLLEAARGEADTIITTAAADRDRLLADAQAAVDQVRAQAAANAADAAADVDQALADARTRAEAITADARTAAGQITADAQREADQVLADARRQEQELRARATAAADQVLEQARTAAADVRTAADRTRTAADAHAAQVRSAAERAAKGIREDADRALADARTDAGNVRTLAEKDAARLREQAGADARTAREAAAEATADRAAAAADRAEAERILAAASERTVQRARRREIRTESRAKRRKAMADARPAGAVPPLSGQELVGVLAIVVAAVAVSTLGLLSSYTALEAKAAGWGWSWPWLLPVGIDVAIPAFTGANLVLIRMGMELRWVRWVPRGLTAVTVYLNWHASNSMSGRLGHAALTLLWVAFSEIASHVYATRIGAVTGKERMESIRRSRWVLAPIPTARLRRRMILWEITSYTEALTRLQEQTLLRAQLREQYGWRWRSKAPLADRMALKLGSAPAELADALAPAADSTALADDASALTVERADALTPGAHGNASASAPALTPVRAHGERERKALTAGAHEGGRASASASGERADGGRSRSEATALTERRVTAIRVLAAKLGRRPTSTEIVSALVEAGLAEPDMSRPTAQRLRAQAETEAA